A stretch of Blastocatellia bacterium DNA encodes these proteins:
- a CDS encoding caspase family protein: MLKLNKIYQYFFFIFFFILVITLTINVSGQEKRTRGINVKVGATSAEVKAGKEVNLWAIIIGISHYKNGDKNLDGYQISNLKNAADDAQAIYDFLRSDEGGNFRDISEGGKMILLKDEQGTKANVEKALSLIKDAKTDDYFVVYIAVHGALIPQRIDNRTIDVPYFVLYDTDLRDMPNTALKMEEFRNAVSKVSARKGLVLSDTCHSAGVQMAGRDPSSSSLRANIRYLEEMQRVSSGIGFISASDQLEQSYELDELGHGAFTYSFLEALRGNADEDQNGVVTFNELVKYLREEVPRLTDQKQHPHYNTTSIEANYLPLSVVNYADTNSTNNSNYGTLVIRTPDIDGVEVAIDGVSLGKISDNGEKTVKVQTGERLITFSKNELKQKLSETVLAGHSKLIEVNLSFSESDEEAIVQPTKRQLNVYLQEDKQPNKEAKELFLKGVESFNQQKFEEALKLLNQAVKSNNGAYVDALVYRGRTEQSLKRFEAAVNSFSSALSIRPSDFETRVLLAEAKFNASYNVNEITNDLQKIIKNHPNFDYARVVLGDILLWRRDIIGAERQLRRAILINPLSPPAHLILADVLTYQNSNLKQKEAIKEAETALNLFEEVSKKQVSALRGIKKLSISHIIFGGGRYVNQSVMAEAHHILAKTINRFVERDETITNQTELLARARNHIEQAMKYAQASNDKHRLALLYDLSAQNYLLKADPTTAINEAEKALKLSENIVDLKDFPDAHYTLYSAYNSKQKFKKASEHLEKFIQSYGNQLSAEERSNFEAELNKLKRAATANRQ; the protein is encoded by the coding sequence ATGCTAAAACTTAATAAAATATATCAGTACTTCTTCTTTATCTTCTTTTTTATACTTGTAATAACTTTAACTATTAATGTTAGCGGTCAAGAAAAACGCACTAGAGGAATTAATGTCAAAGTTGGTGCAACAAGTGCTGAGGTAAAAGCAGGTAAAGAAGTAAATCTATGGGCAATAATAATTGGTATCTCGCATTATAAAAATGGTGATAAAAATCTAGATGGTTATCAAATCTCTAATCTAAAAAATGCTGCTGATGATGCTCAAGCCATTTATGACTTTTTACGTAGCGATGAAGGCGGAAACTTTCGTGATATAAGCGAAGGTGGGAAAATGATTCTGCTCAAGGATGAACAAGGAACTAAAGCTAATGTAGAAAAGGCATTAAGCCTCATTAAAGATGCTAAAACAGATGATTATTTTGTTGTTTATATTGCTGTTCATGGAGCTTTGATTCCTCAACGAATTGATAACCGCACAATAGATGTACCTTATTTTGTTCTCTATGATACAGATTTGCGAGATATGCCAAATACAGCACTAAAAATGGAAGAATTCCGCAATGCAGTTAGTAAAGTGTCTGCTCGAAAAGGACTAGTGCTTTCTGATACTTGTCATAGTGCTGGAGTTCAAATGGCTGGACGCGATCCATCTTCTAGTTCACTAAGGGCTAATATTCGTTATTTAGAAGAAATGCAACGTGTTAGTAGTGGTATTGGTTTTATTTCTGCTTCAGATCAATTAGAACAATCCTATGAATTAGATGAGTTAGGACATGGCGCATTTACTTATAGTTTTTTAGAAGCTCTTCGTGGTAATGCAGATGAAGACCAAAATGGAGTAGTAACATTTAATGAATTAGTAAAATATTTACGTGAAGAAGTACCACGCTTAACAGACCAAAAACAACATCCTCACTATAACACAACCTCAATAGAGGCTAATTATTTGCCTCTTTCAGTAGTTAATTATGCTGATACTAACTCAACTAATAATAGCAATTATGGAACTTTAGTAATTCGTACACCTGATATCGATGGTGTAGAAGTTGCCATAGATGGTGTATCATTAGGTAAAATTTCTGATAATGGAGAAAAGACTGTAAAAGTACAAACAGGAGAACGGTTAATTACTTTCTCTAAGAATGAATTAAAACAAAAACTATCAGAGACCGTTTTAGCTGGTCATTCAAAACTTATTGAAGTAAATCTTTCATTTTCTGAAAGTGATGAGGAAGCAATTGTGCAACCTACTAAAAGACAGCTAAATGTTTATTTACAAGAAGATAAACAACCTAATAAAGAGGCTAAAGAGCTTTTCTTAAAAGGTGTTGAATCCTTTAATCAGCAAAAATTTGAGGAAGCTCTAAAATTACTCAACCAAGCAGTAAAAAGCAATAATGGTGCTTATGTTGATGCTTTAGTTTATCGTGGGCGTACAGAACAATCTCTTAAACGCTTTGAAGCGGCTGTAAATAGCTTTTCTAGTGCTTTGTCAATAAGACCTTCAGATTTTGAAACACGTGTACTTTTAGCTGAAGCAAAATTTAATGCTAGTTATAATGTCAACGAAATTACCAACGACCTTCAAAAAATAATTAAAAACCATCCTAATTTTGATTATGCACGAGTTGTTTTAGGTGACATACTTTTGTGGCGACGAGATATAATTGGAGCAGAACGTCAATTGCGCCGTGCTATTTTGATAAATCCTCTATCACCTCCAGCACACCTAATCTTAGCTGATGTGTTAACTTATCAAAACAGTAACTTAAAACAAAAAGAAGCTATAAAAGAAGCTGAAACGGCATTAAATCTGTTTGAGGAAGTTTCTAAAAAACAAGTTTCTGCTTTAAGAGGAATAAAAAAACTTTCTATCTCTCATATAATTTTTGGTGGAGGCCGATACGTTAATCAATCAGTAATGGCAGAAGCACATCATATTTTAGCTAAAACGATAAATCGTTTTGTAGAAAGAGATGAAACAATTACTAACCAAACAGAACTCTTAGCACGCGCTCGTAATCATATTGAACAAGCAATGAAATATGCTCAAGCAAGTAATGATAAACATCGTTTGGCTTTATTATATGACCTTAGCGCACAAAATTACTTACTTAAAGCTGATCCAACGACTGCTATTAATGAAGCAGAAAAAGCACTTAAACTTAGTGAAAATATAGTAGATCTTAAAGATTTTCCAGATGCTCACTATACACTTTATTCAGCTTATAATAGCAAACAAAAATTTAAAAAAGCCTCTGAACATTTGGAAAAATTTATTCAAAGTTATGGTAATCAATTAAGTGCTGAAGAACGTAGTAATTTTGAGGCAGAATTAAATAAATTAAAACGTGCAGCCACAGCAAATCGCCAATAA
- a CDS encoding HAMP domain-containing protein, with protein sequence MQNISIKTKLLLWAMLSITLLFTLWLATYWMTINNKNNNLQIAKELEISQEINNTLKLAQKLNAPGNDVLATWDYKIEKNNLENYTSEFNQETNKLITMISNDKEMLDSYAKAELELKDMLEQASKIFEQVKNKEIAEKTGDNKSAIQAAQQASKEMAFMDQAFSRLTKNLYVLEVNQRSKIKNVMAKTLQFNDYIVKTSLVFFLFNFFISLVIAILLIRNITLPIQQLVNLVNNISKGSLESITLNNRNDEIGKLAFAINNMVFYLKETAGITDSIANGVLTLVVKPRSEQDIFGHSLKKMVISLQTIVKKVHGSSQQVKSINNTINLVKAGKQLEIDSESLAGDVENTATVVEELSKNVQAVAKNVESQAASVTQTHQSIEQMAKQINNITTNTKNLIDVSLNAQQIVKNGQIAGEKASKGIQEIDISINKTAYTLTKLGEQAIAIEKIIEVINGISDQTNLLALNAAIEAARAGSYGLSFSVVAQEVRKLSERSFQSASDITKLVIDIQKDVNQVIKNMENSTTLVKEGSKQFISVVEAFNHIDNVVSNVVNTIQEIDNVILEYAVGANQISQATEALMFTTQEIQAATQEQAISTNEIVRTIERINFTAKRNAKLSEHLSTSGQKMLSQLQELEFTISAFKFDKTI encoded by the coding sequence ATGCAAAATATATCTATAAAAACCAAATTACTTCTTTGGGCAATGCTATCAATAACACTGTTATTTACTTTATGGCTTGCTACTTATTGGATGACTATCAATAATAAAAACAATAACTTACAAATTGCTAAAGAGTTAGAAATATCCCAAGAAATCAACAACACATTAAAACTTGCTCAAAAATTAAATGCTCCTGGTAATGATGTTTTAGCTACCTGGGATTACAAAATAGAAAAAAATAATCTAGAAAATTACACATCTGAATTTAACCAGGAAACAAACAAATTAATAACAATGATAAGTAATGATAAAGAAATGTTGGACTCATATGCTAAAGCAGAACTGGAATTAAAAGATATGTTAGAACAAGCCAGCAAAATTTTTGAACAAGTAAAAAACAAAGAAATAGCTGAAAAAACAGGTGATAATAAGAGTGCAATTCAAGCTGCCCAACAAGCAAGTAAAGAAATGGCGTTTATGGATCAAGCTTTTTCACGTTTAACAAAAAACCTTTATGTCTTAGAAGTCAATCAACGAAGCAAAATTAAAAATGTTATGGCTAAAACATTACAATTTAATGATTATATTGTAAAAACTTCTTTGGTATTCTTTCTATTTAATTTTTTTATTAGTTTAGTAATAGCTATTTTATTAATTCGTAATATTACTTTACCTATTCAACAACTAGTTAACCTGGTAAATAATATATCTAAAGGTAGTTTAGAGAGCATTACATTAAATAATCGTAACGATGAAATAGGCAAATTAGCCTTTGCTATAAATAATATGGTATTTTACCTAAAAGAAACGGCAGGCATTACAGATTCTATAGCTAATGGTGTTTTAACCCTAGTAGTTAAGCCTAGATCAGAACAAGATATTTTTGGTCATTCGCTTAAGAAAATGGTGATTTCCTTACAAACTATTGTAAAAAAAGTACATGGCAGTTCTCAACAAGTTAAAAGTATTAATAACACAATAAACTTAGTTAAGGCTGGAAAACAGCTTGAAATTGATAGCGAAAGCCTAGCAGGTGATGTAGAAAATACTGCAACAGTAGTAGAAGAACTTTCCAAAAATGTTCAGGCTGTTGCAAAGAATGTAGAATCACAAGCCGCTAGTGTGACACAAACACATCAATCTATAGAGCAAATGGCTAAGCAAATAAATAACATCACAACAAACACAAAAAATTTAATTGATGTTTCCTTAAATGCCCAACAAATAGTAAAAAATGGTCAAATAGCTGGAGAAAAAGCATCTAAAGGTATACAGGAAATTGATATTTCTATTAATAAAACTGCCTACACACTTACAAAACTTGGTGAACAAGCAATAGCTATTGAGAAAATTATTGAAGTAATAAATGGTATTTCTGATCAAACAAATTTACTAGCCTTAAATGCAGCTATTGAAGCAGCAAGGGCTGGTTCTTATGGTCTTAGTTTTAGTGTAGTTGCTCAAGAAGTCCGCAAACTTTCAGAACGTTCATTTCAATCTGCTAGTGACATTACAAAATTAGTTATTGATATTCAAAAAGATGTAAACCAAGTAATTAAAAATATGGAAAACTCAACCACTTTAGTAAAAGAAGGCTCTAAACAATTTATTAGCGTGGTAGAAGCTTTTAATCATATTGATAATGTAGTTAGCAATGTAGTTAATACTATACAAGAAATTGACAATGTAATTTTAGAATATGCTGTTGGAGCTAATCAAATTTCACAAGCAACAGAAGCCTTAATGTTTACTACTCAAGAAATACAAGCAGCCACACAAGAACAAGCCATTTCAACAAATGAAATTGTCAGAACTATTGAGCGCATTAACTTTACAGCTAAACGTAATGCTAAACTTTCCGAACATCTTTCTACTAGCGGTCAAAAAATGCTATCTCAATTACAAGAACTAGAGTTTACTATTAGTGCTTTTAAGTTTGATAAAACAATCTAA
- the ettA gene encoding energy-dependent translational throttle protein EttA, whose translation MSSIPNKIIYSMVGLSKYYDKKAVLKDIYLSYFYGAKIGVLGLNGSGKSSLLRIMAGVDTNFLGEAVLSAGYTVGYLEQEPVLDDSKTVKEIVQEAVKETVDLLKEYDEINEKFSEPMTDDEMTDLLDRQGKVQERLDTLDAWELDSRLEMAMDALRCPAGDTPVKVLSGGERRRVALCRLLLQKPDILLLDEPTNHLDAESVAWLEHHLQEYAGTVIAVTHDRYFLDNVAGWILELDRGHGIPWKGNYSSWLEQKQNRLKQEEKTESQRQKTLERELEWIRMAPKARQAKGKARIKAYENLLSQETEKRAQELEIFIPPGPRLGKLVIEADNIGKSYGDKLLFENLSFSLPPGGIVGIIGANGAGKTTLFRMITNQEQADKGAIKIGETVKMAYVDQSRDSLNADKSIWEEISGGMDNINLGTRAVNSRAYVARFNFSGTDQQKKVGMLSGGERNRVHLAKMLIQSANVLLLDEPTNDLDVNTMRALEEALENFAGCAVVISHDRWFLDRIATHILAFEGDSKVVWFEGNYSDYETDRKARLGSAADQPHRIKYRQLTRD comes from the coding sequence ATGAGCAGTATACCTAATAAAATAATTTATTCTATGGTTGGACTAAGTAAATATTATGATAAAAAAGCTGTACTTAAAGACATCTATCTTTCCTATTTTTATGGTGCAAAAATTGGTGTACTTGGCTTAAATGGTTCAGGAAAAAGCTCTTTGCTAAGAATTATGGCAGGTGTGGACACTAATTTTTTAGGTGAGGCAGTGCTTTCTGCTGGCTACACAGTTGGTTATTTAGAGCAAGAACCTGTTTTAGACGATAGCAAAACAGTAAAAGAAATTGTTCAAGAAGCTGTTAAAGAAACCGTAGACTTACTAAAAGAATATGATGAAATTAATGAAAAATTTTCTGAACCAATGACAGACGACGAAATGACAGACCTTTTAGATCGTCAAGGTAAAGTTCAAGAACGCTTAGACACGCTAGACGCTTGGGAGCTAGACAGCCGCTTAGAAATGGCAATGGACGCGCTACGCTGCCCTGCTGGTGATACTCCTGTAAAAGTGTTGTCAGGCGGTGAACGTCGTCGGGTTGCTTTATGTCGCTTGCTCTTACAAAAACCTGACATTTTACTTTTAGACGAACCAACTAACCATTTAGACGCTGAATCTGTCGCATGGCTAGAGCATCATTTACAAGAATATGCTGGAACTGTAATTGCAGTAACACACGACCGTTATTTTTTAGATAATGTTGCTGGCTGGATTTTAGAACTAGATCGCGGTCATGGCATCCCTTGGAAGGGTAATTATTCATCTTGGCTAGAACAAAAACAAAATAGATTAAAACAGGAAGAAAAGACTGAATCACAACGTCAAAAAACCTTAGAACGTGAATTAGAATGGATTAGAATGGCACCTAAAGCCCGTCAAGCTAAAGGTAAAGCTCGTATTAAAGCTTATGAAAATCTATTAAGTCAAGAAACTGAAAAACGCGCCCAAGAGTTAGAAATTTTTATCCCACCTGGCCCAAGACTTGGAAAACTAGTAATTGAAGCTGACAACATAGGGAAATCTTATGGTGATAAACTTCTATTTGAAAATCTGTCTTTTTCACTACCTCCGGGCGGTATTGTAGGAATTATTGGGGCAAATGGTGCTGGTAAAACTACGCTTTTTCGTATGATTACAAACCAAGAACAAGCTGACAAAGGAGCTATAAAAATTGGTGAAACAGTAAAAATGGCCTATGTTGACCAAAGCCGAGACTCATTAAATGCAGATAAAAGCATTTGGGAAGAAATTTCTGGCGGAATGGACAATATAAATTTAGGCACTCGTGCAGTTAATTCCCGTGCCTATGTTGCAAGGTTTAATTTTTCTGGTACAGACCAGCAAAAGAAAGTTGGTATGCTTTCAGGTGGTGAAAGAAATCGTGTCCATTTAGCTAAAATGTTAATTCAATCAGCTAATGTATTATTACTAGATGAGCCTACTAATGATTTAGATGTAAACACAATGAGAGCATTAGAAGAAGCATTAGAAAATTTTGCTGGCTGTGCTGTAGTAATTAGTCACGACCGTTGGTTTTTAGACCGTATTGCTACACATATTTTAGCTTTTGAAGGTGATAGCAAAGTAGTTTGGTTTGAAGGAAATTATTCTGATTATGAAACAGATCGTAAAGCTAGACTTGGTAGCGCGGCAGATCAACCACACCGCATTAAATACCGTCAATTAACCCGCGATTGA
- a CDS encoding ankyrin repeat domain-containing protein yields the protein MSKLANLVGETLDQKYQIDHQLGQGGMGAVYKATHLGTERPVALKVIMPEFMQEKRFIERFKLEAKAAGRLRHPNVVNVTDFGFAQVNLEQIAYLVMEYLNGFTLGDMLRKQKKLSLNVTIDILEQTCLAVSEAHKLGIVHRDLKPDNIWLEPNGRGGYNVKVLDFGLAQIHDLVVKPQQLIVSLGNETTNSIPTIDLEAKTQAANKSHKSLEANTFIKEETQSQAVNQANLLEINTIVNKEEAVTLINLNPNTNKAKTTSPLALEMEKITQIGAIVGTPLYMSPEQCQGETLDFRTDIYSLGIVVYQMLAGKTPFQGNLNQLLVQHIQNQPPLLTKKDHNIPSSIAKIIMSALDKDPVKRPVSAIAFAAELKASSEGELPILREALSLYRRNFNTFFKTSLFVYLPYLVFYFLLIAVAKSLPSDFSYLIYLLNNSYWLIAILILLFANATSLGIFALVVKEVQKFPQKPIFLLPFLRIYFSNFTKIITTALLANVQLLFNYALCVPVILLEQKSSKEALARSSFLVNFLKPTLTALEIRSLFLSIFSLLIAPISFVFINLIFFIINEEKSKLLLEKGSLAAFIFIPSGFILLPAILLILVYPVVAIAFVLFYFKTRIILGENPNQETQLDQANNLELNTRNYAREKRSSLLVLILILTFISWLSVKNIALTLATTGGFTSVVEALILVGANANAKISTSLFDFDGEFTTTPLIHAVSNAKQQKELVATLLKNGANVNTANDYGWTPIMEAVIKDDFETLQVLISHGADVNVTTNQGWTPLMWAIKQSNLAIVKYLLNNNADANMLTENGKTALHISIETGNAYITKKLLDHCDQVNITDDQGNTALSLAAQGGDSYIVKLLIKKNAFIDHQNKVGQTPLILAAINSQKEAIKELLEANAKLETKDNYDKIALDYAKDQEIINLLTNPE from the coding sequence ATGTCCAAGTTAGCAAATCTTGTAGGAGAAACCTTAGATCAAAAATACCAAATTGATCATCAATTGGGTCAAGGTGGAATGGGCGCAGTCTATAAAGCAACTCATTTAGGAACAGAACGACCTGTAGCATTAAAAGTTATAATGCCAGAGTTTATGCAAGAAAAACGTTTTATTGAACGTTTTAAGTTAGAAGCAAAAGCAGCAGGACGGCTCCGACATCCTAATGTAGTTAATGTTACTGATTTTGGTTTTGCTCAAGTAAATTTAGAACAAATTGCTTACCTTGTAATGGAATATCTTAATGGTTTTACATTAGGAGATATGTTAAGAAAACAAAAAAAATTATCTCTAAATGTAACTATTGATATATTAGAACAAACTTGTCTAGCTGTTAGTGAAGCCCATAAATTAGGAATTGTTCACCGAGACTTAAAACCTGATAATATTTGGTTAGAACCAAATGGACGTGGGGGCTATAATGTAAAAGTGTTAGATTTTGGTCTAGCACAAATACATGACTTAGTAGTTAAACCACAACAATTAATAGTTTCTTTAGGTAATGAGACAACTAATTCCATACCTACAATAGATTTAGAAGCAAAAACACAAGCTGCAAATAAGTCTCATAAATCTTTAGAAGCAAATACATTTATAAAAGAGGAAACTCAATCTCAGGCAGTAAATCAAGCTAACTTATTAGAAATAAATACAATAGTAAATAAAGAAGAAGCAGTAACTCTTATTAATTTAAATCCAAATACTAATAAAGCTAAAACTACAAGTCCACTTGCTTTAGAAATGGAAAAAATTACTCAAATTGGGGCAATTGTTGGAACACCACTTTATATGTCTCCAGAACAATGCCAAGGAGAAACACTAGATTTTCGTACTGATATATATAGCTTAGGAATAGTTGTTTATCAAATGCTAGCAGGTAAAACTCCATTTCAGGGAAACTTAAATCAATTATTAGTTCAACATATCCAAAACCAACCACCTCTATTAACCAAAAAAGATCACAATATTCCATCAAGCATTGCCAAAATTATTATGAGTGCTTTGGATAAAGATCCTGTTAAACGCCCAGTTAGTGCTATTGCTTTTGCTGCTGAGTTAAAAGCAAGTAGTGAAGGAGAATTACCAATACTACGCGAAGCCTTATCACTATATCGCAGAAATTTTAATACCTTTTTTAAGACTTCTCTTTTTGTTTATCTACCTTATTTAGTATTTTATTTTCTACTTATTGCAGTAGCAAAATCATTGCCAAGTGATTTTAGTTATTTAATTTATTTATTAAACAATAGTTATTGGTTAATAGCTATTTTAATATTATTATTTGCTAATGCTACTAGCTTAGGCATATTTGCCCTAGTAGTTAAAGAAGTACAAAAATTTCCTCAAAAACCTATTTTTTTATTACCTTTTTTAAGAATTTATTTTTCCAATTTTACAAAAATTATTACTACCGCTTTACTTGCTAATGTCCAGCTTTTATTTAATTACGCTCTATGTGTGCCAGTAATCTTACTAGAACAAAAATCTAGTAAAGAAGCTTTAGCAAGATCAAGTTTTTTAGTTAACTTCTTAAAACCAACCTTAACTGCACTAGAAATACGTAGTCTGTTTTTATCTATTTTTTCACTTCTAATAGCTCCTATTTCCTTTGTATTCATAAATTTAATATTTTTTATTATTAATGAAGAAAAATCTAAATTATTACTAGAAAAAGGATCTTTAGCTGCATTTATTTTTATTCCAAGCGGATTTATATTACTTCCAGCAATATTACTAATACTTGTTTATCCTGTTGTTGCCATTGCATTTGTTTTGTTTTATTTCAAAACTAGGATAATTTTAGGAGAAAATCCAAATCAAGAAACACAATTAGATCAAGCTAATAACTTAGAGCTTAATACTAGGAATTACGCAAGGGAAAAACGTTCTTCTTTATTAGTTTTAATTTTAATCCTTACCTTCATAAGTTGGTTATCGGTTAAAAATATTGCTTTGACATTAGCAACAACAGGAGGATTTACTAGCGTAGTAGAAGCATTAATTTTAGTTGGAGCTAATGCCAATGCTAAAATAAGCACTTCTCTTTTTGACTTTGATGGAGAGTTTACAACAACCCCATTAATTCATGCTGTTTCTAATGCCAAGCAACAAAAAGAGTTAGTAGCAACGCTTCTAAAAAATGGTGCTAATGTCAATACAGCTAATGATTATGGCTGGACTCCGATAATGGAAGCGGTAATAAAAGATGATTTTGAAACATTACAAGTATTAATAAGTCATGGTGCTGATGTTAATGTTACAACTAATCAAGGTTGGACACCGTTAATGTGGGCAATTAAACAAAGTAATTTAGCTATAGTTAAATATTTACTTAATAATAATGCTGATGCAAATATGTTAACTGAGAATGGAAAAACAGCGTTACATATTAGTATTGAAACAGGAAATGCTTATATAACAAAAAAACTTTTAGATCACTGTGATCAAGTTAATATTACTGATGATCAAGGAAATACCGCTTTAAGTTTAGCAGCACAAGGAGGTGATAGTTATATTGTTAAGTTGTTGATTAAAAAAAATGCTTTTATTGATCACCAAAATAAAGTTGGACAAACGCCTTTAATTCTTGCTGCTATTAACAGCCAAAAAGAAGCTATTAAAGAATTACTTGAAGCAAATGCAAAGCTTGAAACTAAAGATAATTATGATAAGATTGCTTTAGATTATGCAAAAGACCAAGAAATTATCAACTTATTAACTAATCCAGAATAA
- a CDS encoding patatin-like phospholipase family protein has protein sequence MMQDTYDIVLEGGGAKGIVFVGAFQEIEARKLNIRRYVGTSAGSITAVLLAAGYNAQELFEAVNEKFIDPKTGLEKPIFLSFLDTPEKTDFSENDINTSLLCLLLSEIDIPLLPKIVENRIHQSVTYELMKLSGYREIFSLLEKGGLYSGKKFIEWLAKKLTAKNPSWATATLSEFYKSTGKDLSVVASDITANEMLVLNHRTAPDCPVVYAVRMSISLPFVWQEVIWQKSWGLYQGRDLTGNAIVDGGVLSNFPISLIVDTGHENIMGDFKANEAGTLGLLIDEKIAVSNAGQTSPIEISNQGASRLANIKVLQRISNLVDTLTSASDKAEIKAHEKLICHLPAKGYGTTEFNMSKERMQALINGGRQAMKEYLDALA, from the coding sequence ATGATGCAAGATACTTATGATATTGTTTTGGAAGGTGGCGGGGCAAAAGGTATTGTTTTTGTTGGAGCATTTCAAGAAATTGAAGCTAGAAAATTAAATATTCGTCGTTATGTTGGAACATCTGCTGGTAGTATTACTGCTGTTTTATTAGCGGCTGGATATAATGCCCAAGAACTTTTTGAAGCTGTAAATGAAAAATTTATAGATCCAAAAACAGGGCTAGAAAAACCAATCTTTCTTTCTTTTTTAGATACCCCAGAAAAAACAGACTTTTCTGAAAATGACATTAACACTAGCTTACTTTGTTTATTGCTGTCAGAAATAGATATTCCATTATTGCCTAAAATAGTTGAAAACCGCATTCATCAGTCTGTAACTTATGAGTTGATGAAGTTATCTGGATACCGAGAAATTTTTTCTTTACTAGAAAAAGGTGGGTTATATTCAGGTAAGAAATTTATAGAATGGTTAGCAAAAAAGCTAACAGCTAAAAACCCAAGTTGGGCAACTGCTACTTTATCAGAATTTTATAAATCTACAGGAAAAGATCTTTCTGTTGTTGCTTCAGATATTACTGCTAACGAAATGTTAGTGTTAAATCATAGAACTGCGCCTGATTGTCCTGTTGTTTATGCGGTGAGAATGTCCATTAGCTTACCTTTTGTTTGGCAAGAAGTAATATGGCAAAAAAGTTGGGGTTTATATCAGGGAAGAGATTTAACAGGAAATGCTATTGTTGATGGAGGTGTGCTTTCAAATTTTCCTATTAGTTTAATTGTTGATACTGGGCATGAAAATATAATGGGAGATTTTAAGGCTAATGAAGCAGGTACTTTAGGGCTATTAATTGATGAAAAAATAGCTGTTAGTAATGCTGGTCAAACAAGCCCAATTGAGATTTCTAATCAAGGTGCTAGCCGATTAGCAAATATCAAAGTCTTACAACGAATCAGCAATTTAGTGGACACTTTAACTAGTGCAAGTGACAAGGCAGAAATTAAAGCCCATGAAAAATTGATTTGCCACTTGCCTGCTAAAGGTTATGGAACAACAGAATTTAATATGAGCAAAGAGAGAATGCAGGCATTAATTAATGGTGGCCGTCAGGCTATGAAAGAATATCTTGATGCTTTAGCGTAA
- a CDS encoding DUF1801 domain-containing protein, producing MAELKTKPTDINVLDFLSKVTDPERHKDCLTILGLMKEASGVEPVMWGDSIVGFGRYRYLYKTGNGGEWPIIGFSPRKNDLTLYLVPGMYGFEAIADLMKKLGKYKTGRSCLYIKKLANIDLDVLKELIYKSVEAMADKRVD from the coding sequence ATGGCTGAATTAAAAACTAAACCAACAGATATAAATGTCTTAGACTTTTTAAGTAAGGTTACAGATCCAGAAAGACATAAAGATTGTCTTACTATTCTTGGTTTAATGAAAGAAGCTAGCGGAGTAGAACCAGTAATGTGGGGAGATAGTATTGTTGGATTTGGACGTTATCGTTATCTTTACAAAACAGGTAATGGAGGAGAATGGCCTATAATAGGTTTTTCTCCTAGAAAAAATGATTTAACTCTTTATCTAGTGCCTGGAATGTATGGTTTTGAAGCTATTGCTGACTTAATGAAAAAATTAGGTAAATATAAGACTGGAAGATCCTGTTTATATATAAAAAAGCTAGCTAACATAGATCTTGATGTATTAAAAGAACTTATCTATAAATCTGTAGAAGCAATGGCTGATAAGCGAGTAGATTAA